A portion of the Chitinophagales bacterium genome contains these proteins:
- a CDS encoding GxxExxY protein, with protein sequence MKVHSSLGNGFQEVIYQRAMEIEMPFEELQFEREKEIPIYYRDIQIVTRRVDFFVEGLIMVELKALTHLEDVHLAQAMNYLEAYQMEIGLLINFGAKSLDFKRVHNNKLINSSSNPFNQGSDKGELLR encoded by the coding sequence ATGAAAGTTCATTCTTCATTGGGAAATGGTTTTCAGGAGGTTATTTATCAGCGGGCAATGGAAATTGAAATGCCCTTTGAGGAACTTCAATTCGAGCGGGAGAAAGAAATACCGATCTATTACCGAGATATTCAAATAGTTACACGCCGTGTGGATTTTTTTGTAGAGGGTTTAATTATGGTTGAATTGAAAGCGCTAACTCATCTGGAAGATGTTCACCTGGCACAGGCAATGAATTATCTTGAAGCATATCAAATGGAAATTGGTTTACTGATAAATTTCGGAGCAAAAAGTCTCGACTTTAAGCGGGTACACAACAACAAGCTAATCAACTCATCCTCTAATCCATTCAATCAAGGTTCAGACAAAGGAGAGTTACTACGGTAA